A window of Parabacteroides sp. FAFU027 genomic DNA:
GATTTAACCGGAATCGTTACACTGCCCTCTACCGGCAGCAACAGCACTTTTAGCACCTTTACGGTTAAGGGGTTGAACTTAACAGCAGGGTATCAGAACCTGCGTATTGAAACAATTGACGGAAATTACAGTCTCTATCGGATTCAGTTCCAGGAAGCTGCTAACGACGCCTTTACCCAAACGGATGATTTTCAATCTGCCTTCTCTTCTGACTGGAACTACAGTGATGGCACATGGGCTATCGAATCGGGTGAAGCAAGCAGCATCGGATATGGGAAACGCACACTGGGCAGTACCGGATGGACTGACTATAGTCTTCAGACCGATATTACTTACAATGATGTGATAAATGGCGGCCTGATCTTCAGGGTGAATAACCCGGCATTAGGCAGCGCAGGGAATAATTCCCAGTTAGGAACCGATTTTTACCAGGGATATTTCGTCACTTTAGCCTCGGGAGCTCTCATTCTTGGAAAACAGAACTACAACTATACCCAATTGGCGTCAGCTGCAGGGTCTTACACGACCAACAGAAAATATACGCTGAAAGTTGTAGTAGCAGGGGCTAACATTAAGGTGTATGTTGATGATCTGAATACTCCCAAAATTGACTTTACCGACCCGCAACCTTTTATATCAGGCAAAGTCGGTCTGCGTACGTTCAATGCTCATGTCCATTTCGATAATTTCCAGGTTACGACCGGCAAAAGCACTCCGTCTGCTTTAAACACGACTAAGGACAGCAATATCCGAATCTATCCCAATCCGGCAACAAATCATTTAATTGTTACCGGTCTGGAGGAGGTTTCAGAGATAAGAATCAGTAATCTGGAAGGTCGGGAAATTCTAAAAACAAAAATCAGTCCCCCGCAATGGACTCTGAATACATCGGAGTATCAACGGGGAAGCTACATCCTGCAAATCAGCAATAAGAAAGGACTTTCTGTATTGAATAAATTCATAGTACTATAAAATGCGAGCTCGCTGAAATCCTACCATTAAAAGAATGATCTCTTGAAAAAGAATCTGGCACTCTTAGTAATTGCCATGACAGTCATAGAAATAGAGCTGCAGTCTTGGGAGGATTACTAACAGAAAAAAACCGGATTCCGTCATTAACAGAATCCGGTTTTTATTTCTTTTTAGATAGGGGTATCAGTCAGTTATTTCACCGCAATCACTTCGATTTCCACCAAAGCTCCTTTTGGCAAAGCCTTTACCGCTACGGTAGAACGGGCAGGGAAGCTGTCACCAAATTCCTCGGCATATACCGCATTCATCTCAGCAAAATAGCTCATATCGGTAAGGAATACTGTGGTCTTAACCACATTGTCCATAGTGTAACCCGCTTCTGCCAGGATAGCATTGATATTTTTAAAAACCTGTACGGTCTGGCCGACGATATCGTCAGATGCAAACTCGCCGGTGGCAGGGTCAACCGGTATCTGACCGGATGTAAAAAGCATATTATTAACCTCTACAGCCTGGCTGTATGGCCCGATGGCTGCCGGAGCCTGATTGGTAGCAATTACTTTTTTCATAGTAAGTAGTTTTTTGGGGAAATGAATAACTTAAAATGCACCTCTCTGACGAATCACTTCGTAAATCAAAACACCTGTAGCCACCGAAACGTTCAATGACGCAATAGTTCCAAACTGTGGAATGGAGACCATCTCATCACACATTGCAATGTGCTCGCGGGGAATACCGGACTCTTCAGAGCCTACCACCAAAGCCACAGGACCTGATGTATAATCTGCCTGGGTGTAATTCATTGTTCCTTTTTCGCTTACGGCAATTAACTTGAATCCGCAATCTTTAAGGTATTGCAAAGCCTCTCCCGCCGATTTCTCACGACAAACCGGGATATGCAGCAAGGCTCCCGCCGAAGTCTTCACCGC
This region includes:
- a CDS encoding RidA family protein; protein product: MKKVIATNQAPAAIGPYSQAVEVNNMLFTSGQIPVDPATGEFASDDIVGQTVQVFKNINAILAEAGYTMDNVVKTTVFLTDMSYFAEMNAVYAEEFGDSFPARSTVAVKALPKGALVEIEVIAVK